The following are encoded together in the Clostridium sp. BJN0013 genome:
- the ltaE gene encoding low-specificity L-threonine aldolase translates to MWFIELRSDTATEPTQAMRDAMYKAEVGDDVYGDDPTVVKLEKYAAKLMGKEAALFVPSGTFGNQLALFTHCKRGTEVILGEDSHIVVHEVGAPAIIAGVQLRTLKTKGGEMDPDEVRSTIRCKEDIHYPETSLICMENAYSNGRVLSLKNMSEIFNEAKKYNLPVHLDGARIFNAAAYLEVDVKDITKYCDSVMFCLSKGLCAPVGSILAGSEYFIQRARKGRKLMGGGMRQAGFLAAAGIVALKHMSGRLREDYENALFLGKELSKIPGIKVNVEDIHINMVFFDMSETGYDSNKLVEEFYKKGIKINPEENGKMRFVTNYWVSKEDIPYVVKTLKEIIL, encoded by the coding sequence ATGTGGTTCATAGAACTGAGGAGTGATACAGCAACAGAACCTACTCAAGCCATGAGAGATGCCATGTACAAGGCAGAAGTAGGAGATGACGTATATGGAGATGATCCCACTGTAGTGAAATTGGAAAAATATGCAGCAAAACTTATGGGGAAAGAGGCGGCACTATTTGTACCAAGTGGCACCTTTGGAAATCAACTGGCATTATTCACTCATTGTAAAAGAGGAACAGAAGTAATACTTGGAGAGGACAGCCATATTGTAGTTCACGAAGTAGGGGCTCCAGCTATTATAGCAGGAGTACAGCTTAGAACATTAAAGACTAAAGGCGGCGAAATGGATCCTGATGAAGTGAGGTCTACAATAAGATGTAAAGAAGATATACATTATCCAGAGACAAGCCTTATATGTATGGAAAATGCCTATTCTAATGGGAGAGTACTTTCATTAAAAAATATGAGTGAAATTTTTAATGAAGCAAAAAAATATAATTTACCAGTACACCTTGATGGTGCAAGAATATTTAATGCAGCAGCTTATTTAGAAGTAGACGTAAAAGATATAACTAAATATTGTGATTCTGTTATGTTCTGTTTATCTAAAGGATTATGTGCTCCAGTAGGTTCCATACTGGCAGGATCAGAATATTTCATTCAAAGAGCTAGAAAAGGAAGAAAACTTATGGGGGGAGGAATGAGACAAGCAGGATTCTTAGCAGCTGCTGGTATTGTAGCATTAAAGCATATGTCTGGGAGATTAAGGGAAGACTATGAAAATGCATTATTTTTAGGAAAAGAACTTTCAAAAATACCAGGTATTAAAGTTAATGTAGAAGATATACATATAAATATGGTTTTTTTTGATATGTCTGAAACAGGATATGATAGTAATAAATTAGTAGAGGAATTTTATAAAAAAGGAATTAAAATAAATCCTGAAGAAAATGGAAAAATGAGATTTGTAACTAATTACTGGGTTAGTAAAGAAGATATACCTTATGTGGTAAAAACTTTAAAAGAAATAATTCTATAA
- a CDS encoding glutamate-5-semialdehyde dehydrogenase: MDIYDCILEKAKNANRAARTLSNMSTDIKNAALIKMAEELNKNKDNILKANMLDLENAKNSGKTDAFIDRLTLNEDRIKSMAAGLMKVASLPDPIGEVTRMWKKSNGLNIGKVRVPLGTIGIIYEARPNVTVDAAALCLKSGNSVILKGGKEAINSNLAIYNTINKAAIEAGLPAGTIEFINITERKAIEILMKLNKYVDVLIPRGGSGLIKSVVENSTVPVIETGIGNCHVYVDSSADLTMAENIVINAKTQRPGVCNAMETLLVHEAVASEFIPHVAKTLNKMGVEIRGCLKTKKLIPDIRLATAEDYAQEFLDLILAVKVVSSIDEALDHIYKYGTKHSEAIITNNYTLSQRFLKEVDAAVVYVNASTRFTDGEEFGFGAEIGISTQKLHARGPMGLNELTTIKYIVYGEGQIRE, translated from the coding sequence ATGGATATATATGATTGTATTTTAGAAAAAGCTAAAAATGCCAACAGGGCAGCAAGAACACTATCCAATATGAGTACAGATATAAAAAATGCAGCTCTTATAAAAATGGCAGAAGAACTTAATAAGAATAAAGATAATATTTTAAAGGCTAATATGTTGGACCTAGAAAATGCTAAAAACAGTGGAAAAACCGATGCTTTTATAGATAGGCTTACTCTAAATGAAGATAGAATAAAGTCTATGGCTGCAGGGCTCATGAAAGTTGCTTCTCTTCCTGATCCTATAGGAGAAGTTACAAGGATGTGGAAAAAATCTAATGGACTAAACATTGGAAAAGTAAGAGTGCCTCTGGGAACCATAGGTATAATTTATGAGGCCAGACCAAATGTTACAGTAGATGCAGCGGCATTGTGTCTTAAAAGTGGCAATTCAGTTATATTAAAGGGAGGAAAAGAAGCTATTAATTCTAATTTAGCCATATATAATACAATAAACAAGGCTGCCATTGAAGCAGGACTTCCTGCTGGAACTATAGAGTTTATTAATATAACTGAAAGAAAAGCGATAGAAATATTGATGAAGTTAAATAAATATGTAGATGTTTTAATACCAAGAGGAGGAAGTGGGCTTATAAAGTCTGTTGTAGAGAACTCCACTGTGCCTGTAATTGAAACAGGAATAGGAAATTGTCATGTTTATGTAGATAGTAGTGCAGACTTAACTATGGCAGAAAATATAGTGATAAATGCAAAGACACAGAGGCCTGGAGTTTGTAATGCCATGGAAACATTGCTTGTACATGAAGCTGTGGCATCAGAGTTTATACCTCATGTAGCTAAAACTTTGAACAAGATGGGTGTAGAAATAAGAGGATGTTTAAAAACTAAAAAACTTATTCCGGATATTCGTCTGGCTACCGCAGAAGATTATGCACAGGAATTTTTAGATTTAATTTTAGCTGTAAAGGTAGTTAGCTCTATAGACGAAGCTCTAGACCATATTTATAAATACGGTACAAAACATTCAGAAGCTATAATAACTAATAATTATACTTTATCCCAAAGATTCCTAAAGGAGGTGGATGCAGCTGTAGTGTATGTAAATGCATCGACCAGGTTTACAGATGGTGAGGAATTTGGTTTTGGTGCAGAAATAGGAATAAGCACCCAAAAACTTCATGCTAGAGGACCTATGGGATTAAATGAATTAACTACTATAAAATATATAGTATATGGCGAAGGACAGATAAGAGAATAA
- the proB gene encoding glutamate 5-kinase, producing MNIKEKADRREKYLLNAKKIVIKVGTSTLMDEDGVVNFHRIREIVKEMCRLQDQGRSMVLVTSGAIGVGVLKMGLERKPKNICEKQAAAAIGQGILLRIYEKEFAVYGKIIAQLLLTKNDLDDRDKCIHAQNTFNELLRRGVIPIINENDAVAVEEIKFGDNDTLSALIAKTIGADLLILLSDIDGLYSSDPRMDKNAEMISYVDTITEDIESCGSDSMGELGTGGMCTKIKAAKIAVSSGVSMVIANGSKDNIIKDIISCKKVGTLFAASK from the coding sequence ATGAATATAAAAGAAAAGGCTGATAGAAGAGAAAAGTATTTATTAAATGCAAAAAAAATTGTAATAAAAGTGGGTACATCTACACTTATGGATGAAGATGGGGTTGTAAATTTTCACAGAATAAGAGAGATTGTAAAGGAAATGTGTCGTTTACAGGATCAGGGCAGAAGTATGGTTTTAGTAACTTCCGGGGCTATTGGAGTGGGGGTTTTAAAAATGGGTCTTGAAAGGAAACCTAAAAATATCTGTGAGAAACAAGCTGCTGCAGCTATTGGTCAGGGAATACTTCTTAGGATATATGAAAAGGAATTTGCGGTATATGGAAAAATAATTGCCCAGCTCCTGCTTACTAAAAATGATTTAGATGACAGGGATAAATGTATTCACGCCCAGAATACTTTTAATGAGCTTTTAAGAAGGGGAGTAATACCTATAATAAATGAAAACGATGCAGTGGCGGTAGAAGAAATAAAATTTGGAGACAACGATACATTATCTGCTTTAATTGCAAAAACTATAGGAGCAGATTTACTTATATTACTTTCAGATATTGATGGACTTTATAGTTCTGATCCTAGAATGGACAAAAATGCTGAGATGATAAGTTATGTGGATACTATTACAGAGGATATTGAAAGTTGTGGTAGTGATTCCATGGGAGAACTAGGTACTGGTGGTATGTGTACAAAAATTAAAGCTGCTAAGATAGCTGTATCTTCAGGTGTATCCATGGTTATAGCAAATGGATCTAAGGATAATATTATAAAAGATATAATATCTTGTAAAAAGGTGGGAACTTTATTTGCTGCGAGTAAATAA
- the proC gene encoding pyrroline-5-carboxylate reductase, whose amino-acid sequence MSKLGKKIGFIGTGQMGEAILRGFLAAELFQADDIYVMDILDSRLQYLKENFKITHLSSDKNKAYSYIVDNCDIVVLSIKPQVLKEVLEYIKDCNWNREKHMIISIIGGINTSFIEKYLPEIPVVRVIPNTPMLVNIGASGVAPGRSASKEHAKLVHGMFEALGVSYLVEEKHIDSITAISGCGPAYVYMMIEAMADGGVELGLPREMAQTLAAQTVMGGAKMVLNTDEHPGRLKDKVCSPGGSTIAGVRALEQGAFRGTIMKAIEAGKVRMEEVAKEEENNN is encoded by the coding sequence ATGAGTAAGTTAGGTAAGAAAATTGGATTTATTGGAACGGGGCAAATGGGTGAAGCTATACTTAGAGGGTTTCTGGCAGCTGAATTATTTCAAGCAGATGATATATATGTTATGGATATTTTAGATTCTAGGCTTCAATATTTAAAAGAAAATTTTAAAATAACTCATTTAAGCAGTGATAAGAATAAGGCTTACAGCTATATAGTTGATAATTGTGATATTGTGGTTTTAAGTATTAAGCCACAGGTTTTAAAAGAGGTTCTAGAATATATAAAGGACTGTAACTGGAATAGAGAAAAACATATGATAATTTCAATTATAGGAGGTATAAATACTTCATTTATAGAAAAGTATTTACCTGAAATACCAGTGGTTAGGGTTATACCCAATACTCCTATGTTGGTTAACATAGGTGCTTCGGGAGTGGCACCAGGAAGAAGTGCTTCTAAAGAACATGCCAAATTAGTACATGGTATGTTTGAAGCTTTGGGAGTAAGTTATTTAGTAGAAGAGAAGCATATTGATTCAATAACAGCTATAAGTGGATGTGGACCTGCTTATGTATATATGATGATTGAAGCCATGGCAGATGGGGGAGTAGAATTGGGACTTCCACGTGAAATGGCTCAGACTTTAGCAGCCCAGACTGTTATGGGAGGGGCTAAAATGGTTTTAAATACAGATGAACATCCAGGTAGATTAAAAGACAAGGTTTGCTCTCCAGGAGGATCAACCATTGCTGGGGTGAGGGCGTTGGAGCAGGGTGCTTTTAGAGGAACTATTATGAAGGCCATTGAAGCAGGAAAAGTACGCATGGAAGAGGTAGCAAAGGAAGAAGAAAATAATAATTAA
- a CDS encoding ClC family H(+)/Cl(-) exchange transporter, giving the protein MDDLYKKDKPSVLFYWHNLKIRLVGESIIIGGITGFIIVLFRMTIEKLGEEVGKIYEVLWVKWCVIPLWIVLLVFLGYILGYMVKKDPTVSGSGIPQVKGVILRKLEMRWLRVILNKFIGGSFAIGFGLSLGREGPSVQLGAAVGQGLSRILKRVNIEEKYLTTSGASAGLAAAFNAPLAGAIFALEEIHKNFSPLILISTFSAALSADFISGGLLGIDPVFNFKNIHVIPLNYYFYLLLFGIIIGITGIIFNIVLLEGQKLYSRQKWIPKEFNPVFPLLISAIFALFLPEVLGGGNSLIMSLSSTSLTIKFVLILIIVKFLFTILCYGSGTPGGIFLPILTIGALIGYEYGSLLINILNINANYINNFVILGMAGYFTAVVRSPITGIILITEMTGGFNNFLPLSIVSIVAYLTADILGSKPIYDSLLEKFLINNTNFKIENTKSKFILEIPVCMGCYLDGKQVKDIKWPEFCLITEIRRGCEIIIPHGNTVIYAGDYLTVLTDEKDAGKLGDILARMSQSMEKI; this is encoded by the coding sequence ATGGATGATTTGTATAAAAAAGATAAACCCAGCGTATTATTTTATTGGCATAATTTAAAAATAAGATTGGTAGGGGAAAGTATAATTATAGGGGGTATTACAGGTTTTATAATAGTACTTTTCAGAATGACTATAGAAAAATTGGGAGAAGAAGTAGGAAAAATCTATGAAGTACTTTGGGTCAAATGGTGTGTTATACCCTTATGGATAGTATTACTTGTATTTTTGGGATATATACTTGGATATATGGTTAAAAAAGATCCCACGGTGAGTGGAAGTGGCATTCCCCAAGTTAAGGGAGTTATTCTGAGAAAACTGGAGATGAGGTGGCTAAGGGTTATTTTAAATAAATTTATAGGAGGAAGTTTTGCCATTGGATTTGGACTTTCTCTTGGAAGGGAAGGACCTTCAGTACAATTGGGAGCTGCTGTAGGGCAGGGATTAAGTAGAATTTTGAAAAGGGTAAATATAGAAGAAAAGTATCTAACTACAAGCGGGGCAAGTGCAGGACTTGCGGCAGCATTTAATGCCCCTTTGGCTGGAGCAATATTTGCTTTAGAAGAAATACATAAAAATTTTTCACCTCTAATTTTAATTTCTACATTTTCAGCTGCATTATCTGCTGATTTTATAAGTGGTGGACTTTTGGGTATAGATCCTGTATTTAATTTTAAAAATATACATGTTATTCCTTTAAATTATTATTTTTACTTATTATTATTTGGAATTATAATAGGTATTACAGGAATAATTTTTAATATTGTTCTTTTGGAGGGTCAGAAATTATATTCCAGACAAAAGTGGATTCCAAAAGAATTTAATCCGGTTTTTCCTCTTTTGATTTCAGCAATATTTGCTCTCTTTTTACCAGAAGTTTTAGGTGGAGGTAATTCACTTATAATGTCTTTATCCAGTACCTCTCTTACCATAAAGTTTGTTCTAATTTTAATTATTGTAAAATTCTTATTTACTATATTATGCTATGGATCTGGTACCCCAGGAGGAATATTTCTTCCAATACTTACTATAGGAGCATTAATTGGATATGAGTATGGAAGTTTGCTTATTAATATATTGAATATTAATGCAAACTACATAAATAATTTTGTGATTCTTGGAATGGCAGGATATTTTACTGCAGTTGTGAGATCTCCAATTACAGGGATTATATTGATTACAGAGATGACAGGAGGATTTAATAATTTTCTTCCATTAAGTATTGTATCCATAGTTGCCTATTTAACTGCAGATATATTGGGATCCAAACCCATTTATGATTCATTGCTTGAAAAATTTTTAATTAATAATACAAATTTTAAAATTGAAAATACTAAATCTAAGTTTATTTTAGAAATTCCAGTTTGTATGGGATGTTATTTAGATGGAAAACAAGTAAAAGATATAAAATGGCCTGAATTTTGTTTGATAACAGAAATTAGAAGAGGATGTGAAATCATAATACCCCATGGGAATACAGTTATTTATGCAGGAGATTATCTTACTGTACTTACAGATGAAAAGGATGCAGGTAAATTAGGTGATATTTTAGCTAGAATGTCGCAGAGTATGGAGAAAATTTAA
- a CDS encoding ABC transporter substrate-binding protein — MLKKFLSISMALMLGSVVLIGCGKQSESEEIRLGAVFPLTGDVSVMGQACKNALEMLEEETNASGGINGKKVKFYFEDDENKPSNSANAIQKLINNDKVVGVVGSYASKCSISMGPIATSNKIPMISVSTSPKVTKNGGEYVFTSTFNDTFQGTIIANIATQDVKAKTAAVLYDVGNDYDKGLNEFFTTNFEKSGGKVLASLTFNAGDQDFSAQLTNIKKLNPDVLVIPDYYGTVALIAKQARNLGITSTFIGGDGWDSPALFEIAGNTVNGSYFSNFFSTGDTTPAYVKFKENYEKKYNKAPDAISASSYNAGSLLIAAIKEANSTEGDKIKDALKNISFEGVAGTTKYDSNRNAIMGGDVIKIENQKQIFVRKVSH; from the coding sequence ATGTTAAAGAAATTTTTGTCAATATCCATGGCTTTAATGCTAGGGTCTGTGGTACTGATAGGGTGTGGTAAACAATCTGAATCAGAGGAAATAAGATTAGGGGCAGTTTTTCCACTTACAGGAGATGTATCTGTCATGGGGCAGGCATGTAAGAATGCACTGGAAATGTTGGAAGAGGAAACTAATGCTAGTGGAGGTATCAATGGCAAAAAAGTGAAATTTTATTTTGAAGATGATGAAAACAAACCTTCTAACTCTGCCAATGCCATACAAAAGTTAATTAATAATGATAAAGTGGTAGGGGTAGTTGGAAGCTATGCCAGCAAATGTTCTATAAGTATGGGACCTATTGCTACATCTAATAAAATTCCAATGATATCTGTAAGTACAAGCCCTAAAGTAACAAAAAATGGGGGAGAATATGTATTTACATCCACATTTAATGATACTTTTCAAGGAACAATTATTGCAAATATAGCAACCCAAGATGTAAAGGCTAAAACAGCAGCTGTGCTTTATGATGTAGGCAATGACTACGATAAGGGACTTAATGAATTTTTTACAACTAATTTTGAAAAATCAGGTGGAAAAGTATTGGCTTCACTTACCTTTAATGCAGGAGATCAAGATTTTAGTGCCCAGCTTACCAATATAAAAAAGCTTAATCCAGATGTACTAGTTATACCAGATTACTATGGTACAGTAGCTTTAATAGCAAAACAAGCAAGAAATTTAGGTATAACCTCTACTTTTATTGGTGGAGATGGATGGGATTCACCAGCTTTATTTGAAATTGCAGGAAATACAGTTAATGGAAGCTATTTTAGTAATTTCTTTTCTACTGGAGATACAACACCGGCATATGTAAAATTCAAAGAAAATTATGAAAAGAAATATAATAAAGCGCCAGATGCCATTTCAGCTAGTTCCTATAATGCAGGTAGTTTATTAATAGCTGCTATTAAAGAAGCTAACAGTACAGAAGGAGATAAAATAAAAGATGCCTTAAAGAATATCAGTTTTGAAGGAGTAGCTGGAACTACTAAATATGACAGTAACAGAAATGCCATTATGGGAGGCGACGTAATAAAAATAGAAAATCAGAAGCAGATATTTGTAAGAAAAGTAAGCCATTAA
- a CDS encoding ABC transporter ATP-binding protein yields MLKLNNVNLYYGVIHALKDISLEVEEGQIITLIGANGAGKTSILRAISGLNPCKSGEVIFKGKSLNKVPAYKIVSRGISHVLEGRRVFSNLTVFENLQLGAYIRKDKAGVKKDYETIFDIFPILKERKEQPAGTLSGGEQQMLAIARALMVKPQLLLMDEPSMGLAPIIVQQIFNIIKEINKKGTTILLVEQNANMALSVASKAYILETGRIVLEGNARELLVNESVKSAYLG; encoded by the coding sequence ATGTTAAAACTCAATAATGTGAATTTATACTATGGCGTAATACATGCACTGAAAGATATATCTTTAGAAGTGGAAGAAGGGCAAATAATTACATTGATAGGGGCTAATGGAGCAGGAAAGACATCAATTTTAAGAGCTATATCTGGATTGAACCCCTGTAAATCAGGAGAAGTTATATTTAAGGGGAAATCTTTAAATAAGGTGCCCGCATATAAGATAGTTTCCAGAGGGATTTCTCATGTTTTGGAAGGAAGAAGGGTATTTTCAAATTTAACTGTTTTTGAAAATCTGCAGTTAGGTGCCTATATAAGAAAAGATAAAGCAGGTGTAAAAAAGGATTATGAGACTATTTTTGATATATTTCCAATATTAAAAGAGAGAAAAGAACAGCCAGCAGGTACTTTAAGCGGAGGAGAGCAGCAAATGCTGGCCATAGCCAGAGCACTTATGGTAAAACCTCAGCTGCTTCTTATGGATGAGCCCTCTATGGGGCTTGCACCTATAATAGTTCAGCAGATATTTAACATAATAAAGGAGATTAATAAAAAAGGTACTACTATTTTATTAGTTGAACAAAATGCCAATATGGCGCTTTCTGTAGCCAGCAAAGCTTATATCTTAGAAACTGGAAGAATAGTTCTTGAAGGAAATGCCAGGGAGCTATTAGTTAATGAATCAGTAAAAAGTGCCTATCTTGGATAA
- a CDS encoding ABC transporter ATP-binding protein produces the protein MSLLSAKDITIKFGGLTAVSDFNLDIDENEIVGLIGPNGAGKTTVFNMLTGVYQPTDGYIEIMGRKVINLKPHELAKKHIARTFQNIRLFKHMSVLDNVKISFSYLDKYNFWQCILRMPKYYREEKSMDENAERLLKIFGLLDKKDELAMNLPYGQQRKLEIVRALATEPKVLLLDEPAAGMNPQETLNLMELIKWVRDEFKISILLIEHDMKLVMGICERLVVLDHGQMIAKGSPQEIRKNPKVISAYLGEEVKM, from the coding sequence ATGTCCCTGCTTAGTGCTAAAGATATAACAATAAAATTTGGTGGTTTAACGGCAGTTTCCGATTTTAATCTGGATATTGATGAAAATGAGATCGTTGGATTGATAGGCCCAAACGGAGCAGGAAAGACTACTGTTTTTAATATGCTTACAGGTGTATACCAACCTACAGATGGATATATAGAAATTATGGGAAGGAAAGTCATTAATTTAAAACCTCATGAATTGGCTAAAAAGCATATAGCACGTACTTTTCAAAATATAAGGTTGTTTAAGCATATGTCTGTGCTTGATAATGTAAAAATTTCATTTTCATATCTTGATAAATATAATTTTTGGCAGTGCATTTTAAGGATGCCAAAATACTACAGAGAAGAAAAATCTATGGATGAAAATGCAGAAAGATTGTTGAAAATATTTGGATTGCTGGATAAAAAAGATGAACTTGCAATGAATCTGCCCTATGGACAACAAAGAAAGCTTGAGATAGTAAGAGCCCTTGCCACAGAGCCTAAAGTGCTTCTTTTAGATGAACCGGCAGCAGGTATGAATCCGCAGGAAACTTTAAATTTAATGGAACTTATTAAATGGGTAAGGGATGAATTCAAGATCTCAATACTTTTAATTGAACATGATATGAAGTTAGTTATGGGAATATGTGAAAGACTTGTGGTGCTTGATCACGGGCAGATGATTGCAAAAGGATCTCCTCAGGAAATAAGAAAAAATCCTAAAGTTATAAGTGCCTATTTAGGAGAGGAGGTTAAAATGTAG
- a CDS encoding branched-chain amino acid ABC transporter permease, translated as MKHRKNILFILAAVLIVFGVVQTLISLEMIDEYVVQILIIIGINIILAVSLNMIVGYTGQLALGHAGFMSIGGYTAAILTLKLDAPFFLVLIAGGLMAAFFGVIIGIPTLRLKGDYLAITTLGFGEIIRIAIVNSNTLGGAEGLAGIPKKTSFAMVFFITVFIIVIAYNIKRSSYGRAMLSIREDELASSSIGINTTKYKMIAFVTASFFAGIAGVLYAHYFMFLDPKSFDYLKSFDIVTYVVFGGMGSISGCILSTTILTSLPEILRPVANYRMVIYSAALVALMIFRPEGVFGMREISFKKIINFVKKKILHKKEGEYDVPA; from the coding sequence ATGAAGCATAGGAAAAATATATTGTTTATATTAGCTGCAGTATTAATAGTATTTGGTGTAGTACAAACTCTCATAAGTTTAGAGATGATAGACGAGTACGTAGTCCAAATATTGATTATTATAGGTATAAATATAATATTGGCAGTAAGTTTAAATATGATAGTTGGATATACAGGTCAGCTGGCATTAGGTCATGCGGGATTTATGTCTATAGGTGGATATACTGCGGCTATTTTAACCTTAAAATTAGATGCACCCTTTTTCTTGGTGTTAATAGCTGGAGGACTGATGGCAGCTTTTTTTGGAGTTATCATAGGTATTCCCACATTAAGATTAAAGGGAGATTATCTAGCTATAACAACTCTGGGGTTTGGAGAAATAATAAGAATTGCCATAGTAAATTCAAATACCCTGGGCGGAGCGGAAGGGTTGGCGGGAATACCTAAAAAAACTAGCTTTGCAATGGTATTTTTCATTACGGTGTTTATTATAGTAATTGCTTATAACATAAAGAGATCTTCTTATGGACGAGCAATGTTGTCTATAAGAGAAGATGAACTGGCTTCTAGTTCTATAGGAATAAATACTACTAAATATAAAATGATAGCTTTTGTAACAGCTTCTTTTTTTGCAGGTATAGCAGGAGTTTTATATGCCCATTATTTTATGTTTTTAGATCCTAAATCTTTTGATTATTTGAAATCTTTTGATATAGTTACTTATGTGGTATTTGGTGGAATGGGCAGCATATCCGGTTGTATTTTATCTACAACTATACTGACCTCTCTTCCAGAAATTTTAAGACCTGTAGCTAATTATAGAATGGTTATATATTCGGCGGCACTTGTTGCATTAATGATATTTAGACCGGAGGGTGTATTTGGCATGAGAGAAATTTCCTTCAAAAAGATTATTAATTTTGTAAAGAAAAAAATATTACATAAAAAGGAGGGAGAGTATGATGTCCCTGCTTAG
- a CDS encoding branched-chain amino acid ABC transporter permease, with amino-acid sequence MNFAQQLVNGLALGGVYALIAIGYTMVYGIVKLMNFAHGDIYMAGAFFGFLAVKNLNTGFILTLIIAMVGSALLGIIIEKIAYKPLRNSSRITLFITSMGISLLLENGFRVIFGPNPRPFPELLKVKLYKIGDFQINNLQIATLLVCFILVILLQVIVYKTKVGRAMRAASFDTEATELMGINVNNTISLTFAIGSALAAAAGVLIGMSYPKIDPYMGMIPGLKAFIAAVVGGIGLIPGAMVGGIVLGVSEIFTKAFISTKLSDGIAYIILIIILIFKPSGLLGKKVNEKV; translated from the coding sequence ATGAATTTTGCTCAGCAATTAGTTAATGGACTAGCACTGGGGGGTGTTTATGCTTTAATAGCAATTGGATATACCATGGTGTATGGCATAGTAAAGCTTATGAATTTTGCACATGGAGATATATATATGGCAGGGGCTTTTTTTGGGTTTCTGGCAGTTAAAAATTTAAATACAGGTTTTATACTTACCTTAATAATTGCTATGGTTGGAAGTGCACTTTTGGGAATAATAATTGAAAAAATTGCATATAAGCCCCTTAGAAATTCATCTAGAATAACTTTATTTATTACTTCTATGGGAATATCACTTTTGCTTGAGAACGGTTTTAGGGTTATATTCGGACCAAATCCCAGGCCATTTCCTGAACTTTTAAAGGTAAAACTTTATAAAATAGGAGATTTCCAGATAAATAATCTGCAAATTGCCACTTTATTGGTCTGTTTTATATTGGTTATTTTGCTGCAGGTTATTGTGTATAAAACAAAAGTTGGAAGGGCCATGAGAGCTGCATCTTTTGACACGGAAGCTACAGAACTCATGGGTATAAATGTAAATAATACCATATCTTTAACTTTTGCCATAGGTTCTGCACTGGCAGCAGCTGCAGGAGTTCTTATAGGTATGTCATATCCTAAAATAGATCCATATATGGGCATGATACCGGGACTTAAAGCTTTTATAGCTGCAGTTGTAGGAGGAATAGGACTTATCCCCGGCGCTATGGTGGGAGGAATTGTACTTGGTGTATCAGAAATATTTACCAAAGCTTTTATATCTACAAAACTTTCAGATGGTATAGCTTATATTATATTAATAATTATACTTATATTTAAGCCTAGTGGATTACTTGGTAAAAAAGTTAATGAGAAAGTGTAG